The Elgaria multicarinata webbii isolate HBS135686 ecotype San Diego chromosome 4, rElgMul1.1.pri, whole genome shotgun sequence genome contains a region encoding:
- the ITGB1BP1 gene encoding integrin beta-1-binding protein 1 — protein sequence MFRKVKKRHSSSSSQSSEISTKSKSVDSSLGGLSRSSTVASLDTDSTKSSGQSNSNSDTCAEFRVKYVGAIEKLKLDESKTLEGPPDLINYIDVAQQDGKLPFVPGEEEFIMGVSKYGIKVTTLDQYDVLHRHALYLIVRMVCYDDGLGAGKSLLALKTTDANYEEYSLWIYQCNSLEQAQAICKVLSTAFDSVLTSEKS from the exons AtgttcaggaaagtaaaaaagcggcatagcagcagcagctctcaaaGCAGCGAAATCAGTACTAAAAGCAAG TCAGTGGACTCCAGTCTTGGAGGGCTTTCAAGATCTAGTACTGTTGCTAGCTTGGATACAGACTCCACAAAAAGTTCAG GTCAGAGCAATAGCAATTCAGATACTTGTGCAGAATTTAGAGTGAAATATGTTGGTGCCATTGAAAAACTGAAGCTTGATGAAAGCAAGACTTTGGAGGGGCCACCGGACTTGATCAACTACATAGATGTGGCACAG cAAGATGGAAAGCTACCCTTTGTTCCAGGGGAGGAAGAATTTATTATGGGAGTTTCCAAATATGGTATTAAAGTCACAACTTTGGACCAGTAT GATGTCTTACATAGACATGCGCTCTACCTAATCGTTCGGATGGTCTGCTATGATGATGGCCTAGGGGCGGGGAAGAGTTTACTGGCTTTGAAGACAACAGATGCAAACTACGAAGAATACAGCCTGTGGATATACCAGTGTAACAGTTTG GAACAAGCACAAGCAATCTGTAAGGTGTTGTCAACAGCCTTTGACTCAGTTTTAACATCTGAGAAGTCCTGA